The following are encoded together in the Juglans microcarpa x Juglans regia isolate MS1-56 chromosome 2D, Jm3101_v1.0, whole genome shotgun sequence genome:
- the LOC121249982 gene encoding inositol-3-phosphate synthase, producing the protein MFIESFKVESPNVKYTENEIHSVYNYETTELVHESRNGTYQWVVKPKTVKYEFKTETHVPKLGVMLVGWGGNNGSTLTAGVIANREGISWATKDKVQQANYFGSLTQASTIRVGSFNGEEIYAPFKSLLPMVNPDDIVFGGWDISDMNLADAMARGKVLDIDLQKQLRPYMESMVPLPGIYDPDFIAANQGSRANNVIEGTKKEQVQQIIKDIREFKEANKVDKVVVLWTANTERYSNVTVGLNDTVDNLFASLEKNEAEISPSTLYALACILENIPFINGSPQNTFVPGLIELAIKRNSLIGGDDFKSGQTKMKSVLVDFLVGAGIKPTSIVSYNHLGNNDGMNLSAPQTFRSKEISKSNVVDDMVSSNAILYEPGEHPDHVVVIKYVPYVGDSKRAMDEYTSEIFMGGKNTIVLHNTCEDSLLAAPIILDLVLLAELSTRIQLKAEDEGKFHSFHPVATILSYLTKAPLVPPGTPVVNALSKQRAMLENILRACVGLAPENNMILEYK; encoded by the exons ATGTTCATTGAGAGCTTTAAGGTAGAGAGTCCGAACGTCAAGTATACAGAGAATGAGATTCATTCTGTGTACAACTACGAGACCACTGAGCTTGTCCATGAGAGCAGAAATGGCACCTATCAGTGGGTTGTCAAGCCTAAGACTGTCAAATATGAATTCAAGACTGAGACCCATGTTCCTAAACTAGG GGTTATGCTTGTGGGATGGGGAGGAAACAACGGTTCAACCCTCACTGCTGGTGTTATTGCCAACCGAGA AGGCATCTCCTGGGCAACCAAGGACAAAGTGCAACAAGCCAATTATTTTGGCTCCCTAACCCAAGCATCAACAATTCGAGTTGGGTCTTTCAATGGAGAGGAGATCTATGCTCCGTTCAAGAGCCTGCTCCCAATG GTGAACCCGGATGACATTGTGTTTGGGGGTTGGGATATCAGTGACATGAACCTAGCAGATGCTATGGCCAGGGGCAAGGTCCTGGACATTGATCTGCAGAAACAATTGAGGCCCTACATGGAATCCATGGTCCCACTCCCTGGAATCTACGACCCTGATTTTATTGCTGCAAACCAAGGTTCACGTGCCAACAACGTGATCGAAGGGACCAAGAAAGAACAAGTCCAACAAATCATTAAAGATATCAG GGAGTTCAAGGAGGCAAATAAGGTGGACAAGGTAGTCGTGCTGTGGACCGCAAACACAGAGAGGTACAGTAATGTGACTGTGGGGCTAAACGACACAGTGGACAACCTTTTCGCTTCTTTGGAGAAGAACGAAGCTGAGATATCTCCTTCCACCTTGTATGCTTTGGCCTGTATTCTTGAAAATATTCCTTTCATCAATGGAAGCCCTCAGAACACTTTTGTCCCAG GATTGATTGAGTTGGCTATTAAGAGGAACAGTTTGATTGGTGGAGATGACTTCAAGAGTGGTCAGACCAAGATGAAATCTGTGTTGGTCGATTTCCTTGTTGGGGCTGGTATTAAG CCAACGTCTATAGTGAGCTACAACCATCTGGGAAACAATGACGGCATGAATCTCTCAGCCCCACAAACCTTCCGCTCCAAAGAGATCTCCAAGAGCAACGTCGTTGATGACATGGTCTCCAGCAACGCCATCCTCTATGAGCCTGGCGAGCATCCTGACCATGTCGTGGTGATTAAG TATGTACCGTACGTGGGGGATAGCAAGAGAGCCATGGATGAGTACACCTCAGAAATATTCATGGGTGGGAAAAACACCATAGTTCTGCACAACACGTGCGAGGACTCCCTGTTGGCTGCTCCCATAATTCTAGATTTGGTGCTTCTTGCCGAGCTCAGTACTCGTATCCAGCTCAAAGCTGAAGACGAg GGAAAGTTTCACTCATTCCACCCTGTGGCCACGATTCTCAGTTACCTTACCAAGGCCCCTCTT GTTCCACCGGGCACACCAGTGGTGAATGCACTGTCAAAGCAGCGGGCTATGCTTGAGAACATACTGAGGGCTTGCGTTGGACTTGCTCCAGAAAACAACATGATTTTGGAGTACAAGTGA
- the LOC121248504 gene encoding FCS-Like Zinc finger 6-like: MLLGKRPRPSIRRTASMNGINVDPSVFEPPEPSDLENPIVNLHETAVGEGPVPLNMNFVPNGGYDQAFLAMVSPRSTHIRTNSGTDPFMETAHFLHTCGLCKRRLAPGRDIYMYRGDTAFCSLECREQQMKQDERKEKYCTGASKKEGRHASPSTKASSKSETVAAA, encoded by the exons ATGTTGCTGGGGAAGCGTCCACGCCCTTCGATAAGGAGAACAGCAAGCATGAACGGGATCAACGTGGATCCTAGCGTGTTTGAACCTCCGGAACCCTCTGATCTCGAAAACCCCATCGTTAATCTGCATGAAACAGCGGTGGGAGAAGGGCCAGTGCCTCTGAACATGAACTTCGTTCCAAATGGAGGATACGACCAAGCTTTCTTGGCCATGGTGTCTCCCAGATCAACCCATATCAGAACCAACTCTGGTACTGATCCTTTCATGGAGACAGCCCACTTTCTGCACACCTGTGGCCTCTGTAAACGACGCCTGGCACCTGGCCGAGACATCTACATGTATAG GGGGGATACAGCGTTTTGTAGTTTAGAGTGCAGGGAGCAACAGATGAAGCAAGATGAGAGGAAAGAGAAGTACTGCACCGGGGCATCAAAGAAAGAAGGTCGCCACGCGTCGCCATCCACCAAGGCGTCGAGTAAAAGTGAGACTGTGGCTGCTGCTTAg